In Candidatus Polarisedimenticolia bacterium, a single genomic region encodes these proteins:
- the xrtH gene encoding exosortase H: MTVRFCLVFLGLILLFSSLTSTRLIGVVLHERLTRLIATLSASILALLGEAAASGHDLSFGGFGASVEGACDGLQPTYIYVAAVLAFPSRWRDKGWGILIGIPAIFLINLIRVVTMMLCGAYWPDLFDWVHLYGWQALVIALTMAVWVFWAELFVRPRDQATA, encoded by the coding sequence GTGACGGTGCGATTCTGTCTGGTCTTTCTCGGCCTGATCCTTCTCTTCTCATCCCTCACATCGACCCGGCTGATCGGAGTCGTCCTTCATGAACGTCTCACCAGGCTGATCGCGACCCTCTCGGCATCGATCCTGGCGCTCCTCGGAGAGGCCGCAGCCTCGGGACACGACCTGAGCTTTGGCGGCTTCGGCGCGTCCGTCGAGGGGGCGTGCGACGGACTCCAGCCGACCTACATCTATGTCGCCGCCGTCCTGGCGTTCCCGAGCCGCTGGCGCGACAAGGGCTGGGGGATCCTGATCGGGATCCCCGCCATCTTCCTGATCAACCTGATTCGCGTCGTGACCATGATGCTCTGCGGAGCCTATTGGCCGGACTTGTTCGACTGGGTGCATCTCTATGGCTGGCAGGCCCTCGTCATCGCGCTTACGATGGCCGTCTGGGTCTTCTGGGCGGAGCTCTTCGTTCGTCCACGCGACCAGGCGACTGCTTAG
- a CDS encoding DUF547 domain-containing protein codes for MVASAALSAAGLSSACGAPSAERATGDVARAVEASLKGGTERFDHAAWGRLLEKGTADGLVDYRFMRDHRAELAAYLRAASDAPLARLAPGHLEALLINVYNAVTVASILDHPRVASIKDIPGVWTERRHRVGGFDLTLDEIEHRILRPFFKDPRIHFALNCASRSCAPLPAWAYDGDRLEAQLEERARAFLADPRNVRVEGSKLLVSRYFDWYGSDFTAAGWRGTAASIAAYVARHAAPEVARFIERQAGKPPIGFLEYDWSLNEARPSARTGP; via the coding sequence ATGGTCGCGAGCGCCGCCCTGTCCGCGGCCGGGCTGTCGTCCGCCTGCGGGGCGCCTTCCGCCGAGCGGGCGACGGGGGACGTGGCCCGGGCGGTCGAGGCTTCGCTGAAAGGCGGGACAGAACGCTTCGACCATGCCGCGTGGGGGCGGCTTCTCGAGAAGGGAACGGCGGATGGCCTGGTCGACTATCGCTTCATGCGCGACCACCGGGCGGAGCTCGCGGCCTACCTGAGGGCGGCCTCGGATGCCCCTCTGGCTCGCCTGGCCCCGGGCCACCTGGAGGCGCTCCTGATCAACGTCTACAACGCCGTCACGGTGGCGTCGATCCTCGATCATCCGCGCGTCGCTTCGATCAAGGACATCCCGGGGGTCTGGACGGAGCGGCGGCACCGGGTCGGCGGCTTCGACCTGACGCTCGACGAGATCGAGCACCGGATCCTGCGGCCGTTCTTCAAGGACCCAAGGATCCATTTCGCGCTGAATTGCGCGTCGCGCTCGTGCGCGCCCTTGCCGGCCTGGGCGTACGACGGCGATCGCCTGGAGGCGCAGCTCGAGGAGCGGGCCCGCGCCTTCCTGGCCGATCCGAGAAACGTCCGGGTCGAGGGATCGAAACTGCTGGTGTCTCGCTACTTCGACTGGTACGGATCGGACTTCACGGCCGCCGGCTGGCGAGGGACGGCGGCCTCGATCGCGGCCTACGTGGCGCGCCATGCCGCGCCCGAGGTCGCCCGGTTCATCGAGAGGCAGGCGGGGAAGCCGCCGATCGGGTTTCTCGAGTACGACTGGTCGCTGAACGAGGCCCGGCCGAGTGCTCGGACAGGACCCTAG
- a CDS encoding NAD(P)H-dependent oxidoreductase: MKILAFAGSLRAGSLNRKLLAVALESLQGKADLDRLDLKEVPMPLYDGDIESREGLPEAALRFKGRIAAADALLIATPEYNNSVPGTLKNAIDWASRPPGNPFRGRVALLMGASPGQFGAVRGVLAVRQVLNALHAIVLPQTIQIPHADQAFDEAGRLKDPKSAALVEKACAELLRVAALLKG; encoded by the coding sequence ATGAAGATCCTGGCTTTCGCCGGCTCCCTGCGCGCCGGCTCGCTCAATCGCAAGCTCCTGGCGGTGGCCCTCGAGTCGCTGCAGGGCAAGGCCGACCTCGACCGGCTCGACCTGAAAGAGGTCCCGATGCCCCTGTATGACGGCGACATCGAATCCCGCGAGGGGCTCCCCGAAGCGGCGCTCCGGTTCAAAGGGCGGATCGCCGCCGCCGACGCCCTGCTGATCGCCACACCCGAATACAACAACTCGGTCCCCGGGACGCTCAAGAATGCCATCGACTGGGCCTCCCGGCCTCCCGGCAATCCGTTCCGGGGAAGGGTCGCGCTTCTGATGGGCGCCTCGCCGGGACAGTTCGGCGCCGTGCGCGGCGTGCTCGCCGTCCGCCAGGTGCTGAACGCCCTGCACGCCATCGTCCTTCCCCAGACCATTCAGATCCCCCATGCCGATCAGGCGTTCGACGAGGCCGGCCGCCTGAAGGACCCGAAGAGCGCCGCCCTGGTCGAGAAGGCCTGCGCCGAGCTGCTGCGTGTCGCCGCCCTCCTGAAGGGCTAG
- a CDS encoding gamma-glutamyl-gamma-aminobutyrate hydrolase family protein (Members of this family of hydrolases with an active site Cys residue belong to MEROPS family C26.): MRSCPGREAEMLVVLHAEHEGPGLLSPALEACGLEIRLVRTFAGEAVPRSADGAAGVVIMGGPMGVYESERHAHLRDEILLAGDALRRGLPILGICLGSQILAAAAGARVYAGAAKEIGWFPVTLTGAGRADPVLGVFPSGTVFFHWHGDTFDLPADAVLLASTSLYPHQAFRLGACAWGVQFHPEVTPEMVDRFVEAGAPESVDFGGAEGGERMRVEARRHSPPLAGRIGAMVRGFCGVSRLRAT, encoded by the coding sequence ATGAGAAGCTGTCCCGGCCGCGAAGCGGAGATGCTCGTCGTGCTGCACGCGGAGCACGAAGGGCCGGGACTCCTGTCACCGGCCCTCGAGGCCTGCGGCCTGGAGATCCGTCTCGTGCGCACCTTTGCGGGGGAGGCGGTGCCGCGCTCGGCGGACGGCGCGGCCGGAGTCGTCATCATGGGGGGCCCGATGGGCGTCTACGAATCGGAACGGCATGCGCATCTGCGGGACGAAATCCTCCTGGCGGGGGACGCCCTGCGCCGCGGCCTGCCGATCCTCGGAATCTGCCTCGGTTCGCAGATCCTCGCGGCGGCCGCCGGCGCGCGCGTCTACGCGGGGGCGGCGAAGGAAATCGGCTGGTTCCCCGTCACCTTGACCGGGGCCGGGCGCGCCGATCCGGTCCTGGGCGTGTTCCCGTCCGGGACCGTCTTCTTCCACTGGCACGGCGACACGTTCGACCTGCCGGCCGACGCCGTCCTGCTCGCCTCGACCAGCCTGTATCCGCACCAGGCGTTCCGCCTCGGCGCGTGCGCCTGGGGCGTGCAGTTCCATCCCGAAGTCACTCCGGAGATGGTCGACCGGTTCGTCGAAGCGGGCGCCCCGGAATCGGTCGACTTCGGAGGGGCCGAGGGGGGAGAGAGGATGCGCGTCGAGGCGAGGCGTCACTCGCCCCCCCTCGCCGGGCGGATCGGCGCGATGGTCCGGGGATTCTGCGGGGTGTCCCGGCTCCGGGCTACTTGA
- a CDS encoding aldo/keto reductase, which yields MDGSRLPGRATAEATRAHLAAFTTHAPHGQAPLGGTGLLVSRVGFGSYRVDDETPEHRQALRTALLSGCNLIDTSTNYTDGGSERLIGDVLHELTRDGRLRREAVAVVSKIGYVQGENLRLAMDREQAGAPFPGMVKYMDGCWHCIHPEFLGDQLERSLARLRLESLDVCLLHNPEYFFSDAKKHRRGEALDVLRAEFYRRLGEAFAFLEEAVRRGTIGCYGVSSNTAGAAADDPEATSVSFILKAAVEAGGPDHHFRVLQLPMNLLESGGALLLNTGPERGQTALDAAGAAGLAVLVNRPLNAIVGNRLIRLAGGEADPETGTIEDRTAELKSLEEEYRTQIATPAGTPQDAVDPFFDLIDQLAGLPDQIEDLEHWRQVEQQYVVPRINHTARAMGREIPADLQGRWAQWWSRCLPSLEGLLQAIAREASKRSRSRSASVTDTIDPLLPASRRGEPLSRKAIWVLGSTPGVTSVLVGMRRTDYVQDALAVLGWPPLGDPLEVYRRVRQARVK from the coding sequence ATGGACGGGTCTCGCCTTCCGGGACGTGCGACGGCCGAGGCGACACGGGCGCACCTGGCGGCTTTCACGACCCATGCGCCCCACGGCCAGGCGCCGCTCGGAGGCACGGGACTCCTGGTCAGCCGGGTCGGCTTCGGCTCCTACCGCGTCGACGACGAGACCCCGGAGCACCGGCAGGCCCTCCGGACGGCCCTGCTCTCGGGCTGCAACCTGATCGACACCTCCACCAACTACACCGACGGGGGCAGCGAGCGGCTGATCGGCGACGTCCTGCACGAGCTGACCCGCGACGGCCGCCTGCGCCGCGAGGCGGTGGCCGTGGTCTCGAAGATCGGCTACGTCCAGGGGGAGAACCTGCGGCTGGCGATGGACCGCGAGCAGGCCGGCGCCCCTTTCCCCGGCATGGTGAAATACATGGACGGGTGCTGGCACTGCATCCATCCCGAGTTCCTGGGGGACCAGCTGGAGCGATCGCTGGCGCGGCTGCGCCTCGAGTCCCTCGATGTCTGCCTGCTGCACAACCCGGAGTACTTCTTCTCCGACGCAAAGAAGCACCGCCGGGGCGAGGCTCTCGACGTGCTGCGCGCCGAGTTCTACAGGCGCCTCGGGGAGGCGTTCGCGTTCCTGGAGGAGGCGGTGCGCCGCGGGACGATCGGCTGCTACGGCGTGTCGTCGAACACCGCCGGAGCAGCGGCGGACGACCCCGAGGCCACCTCGGTGTCGTTCATCCTGAAGGCGGCGGTGGAGGCGGGCGGACCGGACCATCATTTCCGCGTGCTGCAGCTCCCGATGAACCTGCTCGAATCGGGCGGCGCGCTTCTCCTCAACACCGGCCCGGAGCGCGGGCAGACGGCCCTGGACGCTGCCGGCGCGGCCGGCCTCGCCGTCCTGGTCAACCGCCCGCTGAACGCCATCGTCGGCAATCGCCTCATCCGCCTGGCCGGCGGCGAGGCCGACCCGGAGACCGGCACGATCGAGGACCGGACGGCGGAGCTGAAGAGTCTCGAGGAGGAGTACCGCACCCAGATCGCCACGCCGGCCGGGACGCCGCAGGACGCCGTGGATCCGTTCTTCGACCTCATCGACCAGCTCGCCGGACTTCCCGACCAGATCGAGGACCTGGAGCACTGGCGGCAGGTGGAGCAGCAGTACGTCGTCCCGCGGATCAACCACACGGCGCGCGCCATGGGTCGCGAGATCCCGGCCGATCTGCAGGGCCGGTGGGCGCAATGGTGGAGCCGCTGCCTGCCGTCGCTCGAGGGGCTGCTGCAGGCGATCGCCCGCGAGGCCTCGAAGCGCAGCCGCTCGCGCAGCGCCTCGGTCACCGACACCATCGACCCGCTCCTGCCCGCCTCGCGGCGCGGCGAGCCGCTGTCCCGCAAGGCGATCTGGGTGCTCGGCAGCACGCCGGGCGTGACGTCGGTCCTGGTGGGGATGCGGCGCACCGACTACGTGCAGGACGCCCTCGCCGTCCTGGGCTGGCCGCCGCTCGGCGATCCGCTCGAGGTCTACCGCCGGGTCAGGCAGGCGCGAGTCAAGTAG
- a CDS encoding DUF523 domain-containing protein: MRRIKVGISACLLGREVRYDGGHKRDRSILTTLGRLFELVPVCPEVEVGLGVPREPLRLERGRAAPRLVFRRTRVDITDRMNAWALSRLRELEKSGLRGFVLKSRSPSCGLERVPLHGTGRRGAPALVGQGLFARALRERLPSLPVVEERHLHVRASREDFVRRVLAYRGKA, translated from the coding sequence GTGAGGCGCATCAAGGTCGGGATCAGCGCCTGCCTTCTCGGCCGGGAGGTGCGATACGACGGCGGCCACAAGCGCGATCGCTCGATCCTGACGACCCTCGGCCGGCTGTTCGAGCTCGTCCCGGTCTGTCCCGAAGTCGAGGTCGGCCTCGGAGTGCCGCGCGAGCCGCTCCGTCTCGAGCGAGGCCGCGCCGCGCCCCGTCTGGTCTTCCGCCGGACGCGCGTCGACATCACCGACCGGATGAATGCCTGGGCCCTGAGCCGCCTGCGGGAGCTCGAGAAGTCCGGCCTCCGCGGATTCGTGCTCAAGAGCCGGTCACCGTCCTGCGGTCTCGAAAGGGTCCCCCTGCACGGAACGGGACGCCGCGGAGCGCCGGCGCTCGTGGGACAGGGGCTCTTCGCCCGCGCCCTGCGGGAGCGTCTTCCGTCCCTGCCGGTGGTCGAGGAGCGGCACCTGCACGTCCGCGCCTCGAGGGAGGATTTCGTGCGCCGCGTGCTCGCCTACCGTGGGAAGGCCTGA